GGACGGGTTCACGGCCGCACCCCGACCTCCTCGGGCGACGTCTTCGGCCACCACTGCCGGGGTCCGTCGTGGGCGACCGACGAGTAACACTGCTCGGAACCGGCGCAGCCACGCGGCCGCTGATAGTCGATGCCGCGCGTTTCCAAGTAGGTCACGTACCCGTCGTCGACGCGGTCGAGCTTCTCGTGACAGACCCACCGCTTCCCGCACGCACCGGCCGCGACGTTCCGGTACGGGCAGGTGAACGCGGTCCGCTCGGTCCCGTCCTCCGACTCGGTCGCGTCGATTCGCACGCCGACGGTCCGGTACGCCGCGCGCAACCGCCGGACCACCTGTTCGGGCGAGGACGCCCCGAGAAACAACACGTGCGCCAGTCCGTACCCGAAGTCGTGGAGGAGGCGTTCGAACGGGGACAGCGAGCCGCGAGAGTCAGCCAACAGCGCCCGCAAGTCCGCGTACCACGTCGAGACCGCAGCCACCGAATCGAGCGTCTCGGCCGCGCTCGCGAGCGCGTCTCGCCGCTGCGTCAGCGGGGTCGCTCCCTCCGAGAGTCGGAACGACGGCACCGATTCGACGTGTTCGAGCACCGATTCGCGGAGGGCCTCACCGTCGGCGTACGCCGCCGACCGACGCTGTAGCTCTCGGTACCAAGAACCGGCTATCGCGCTGTACGTGCCGTCGAGAAGTTCGTCAGCGCGCTCGAACTGCTCGGATTCGGGCGGCGTCGGAAAGCGATCGACGACGGCCAGCAGCTCCCGTGGCTTCGGACCCGTCATACACCCGTATACGAACGCACGGGCAAAAGCGTACGTTCGGTATCAGTCGTCTTCGGTTCGGCCTCAGTCGTCGCCGAGGATGCCGCGGTGGGTCATCGACTCGGGGTCGAGCACCTCGTCGGCCTCTTCCTCGCTGAGGTATCCCTTCTCGACGACGACCTCTCGGACCGTCTTGTCCTCTTTGAGCGCCGTCTTCGCGACTTCGCTGGCCTTGTCGTAGCCGATTGTCGGGTTCAGCGCCGTCGCGAGCGCCATCGAGCGCTCGACCTGCTCTTCACAGACTTCCTCGTTCGCTTCGAGTTTCGCGACGAACCGCTCTGCGAACACCTCGCTGGCGTTCGAGAGCAACTCGGCTGACTGGAGGAAGTTGTGCGCGAGCACCGGTTTGTAGAGGTTCAGGTCGATCTGCCCCTCGGCCGCTCCCGCGGCGACCGCGGCGTCGTTTCCGACGACCTGTTTGTGGACCTGATTGACCGCCTCGGCGACGACGGGGTTGATCTTCCCGGGCATAATCGAACTACCGGGCTGGTTCTCGGGCTGTTCGATCTCGCCGAGGCCGCTCCGCGGTCCCGACGCCAGAAGTCGGAGGTCGTTGGCGATCTTGTTCAGCGAGCCTGCGACCGTCCGGAGCGCGCCGTGTGCCTCGCTCATCGCGTCGTGAGCGGCCTGCGCCTCGAAGTGGCTGTCGGCCGGGCGGAAGTCGAGGCCGGTCTCCGCGGCGATGTAGTCGGCGGCGCGCTCGGGGAACTCCGGATGGGTGTTGAGCCCGGTCCCCACCGCGGTCCCGCCGAGCGCCAGTTCGCCGAGGTGGTCGCTGACGTTTTCGGCGCGGGTGATCCCCTTCTCGACCTGCGTGCGGTACGCGCCGAACTCCTGGCCGAGTCGAATCGGCGTCGCGTCCTGCAGGTGGGTCCGACCGGTCTTGACGACGCCGTCGAACTCCGCCTCTTTCGCCGCCAGCGATTCGGCGAGCGTTTCGAGCGCCGGAATCAGGTCCTTCTGAACCGCTTCGAGCGCCGAAACGTGCATCGCGGTCGGAATCACGTCGTTCGAGGACTGCCCGAAGTTGACGTGGTCGTTCGGGTGGACGACGCGGTCTCCGATCGACTCGCCCATAATTTCGGCGGCGCGGTTGGCGATCACCTCGTTGGCGTTCATATTCGAGGACGTCCCGGAGCCCGTCTGGAAGACGTCGACGGGGAACTGCTCGTCGTGCTCGCCGGCGATGACTTCGTCTGCGGCCTCGACGATGGCGTCCGCGACGTCGTCGTCGACGAGGCCCAAGTCGCTGTTCGCCTGTGCGGCCGCCTTCTTAACGACCCCGAGCGCCCGGACGAACCGGCGGCCGAACGCGATCCCCGAGATCGGGAAATTCTCGACCGCCCGTTGGGTCTGTGCGCCCCAGTAGGCGTCTCTCGGCACCTGCATCTCTCCGAGGCTGTCCCGCTCGATGCGGTACTCGTCGTCGGACATATCCGAATCGACGAGCGGCCGGCGCGTAAAACCCGTCGGTTCGACGCTCGCCTTCGGGACGCCGAGAGACCCGTCAACGCGGAGCCAGACGGTTTAAGCTACTGCGCCGACAGGCGTTGAAGCGTGAACACGTGGAAACGACGCGTCGTCGGATACGCCGGCTTTCTGGTCGGAGTGATGTTTCTCACGGCGCTCGGATACCAGTGGGGAATGCGGGCTTACGAGTCGGATCCGGTCTCGTTTCTGCATTCTCTGCAGGTCGTCGTCGAGATGTTCACGACGACCGGGTTCGGCGGCGACTCGCCGTGGGAGAGCCCGCAGATGAACGTCTTCATCATCGTGATGGACCTCGTCGGAATGGCACTCCTCTTCGGGGCGCTGCCGGTGTTGGCGACGCCGTTTCTGGAGGACGCCTTCTCGACGACGATTCCGACGGCCGTCGACGAGGCGCTCTCCGACCACGTCGTGATCTGCACGTACACGCCGCGAGTCGACGCTCTCACCGCCGAGCTCGACTCCTACGACGTGCCGTACGTGATCGTCGAACCCGATCGCGACACGGCCTCGGCGCTCTATGAGGACGGGCACCGCGTGATTCGGGCGAACCCCGAGTCGACGGAGGGCCTCTCGAACGCCCGTCTGTCCGACGCCCGGGCGCTCGTCGCTGACGGCGACGATCAGGTCGACGCGAGCATCGTTCTCGCCGCGAAGGAAGTAGCGGAGGACGTCTCGGTCCTCAGCGTCGTCGAGGAACCCGATCGGTCGAAGTATCATCGGCTAGCCGGGGCCGATCAGGTTCTGTCGCCGCGGTCGCTGCTCGGGGAGAGCCTCGCCGCGAAAGTGACGGCATCGCTCCGGGCGGAGATCGACGAGGCGATCGAGATCGGCGAGCACCTCGAACTCGCGGAAGTGCCGATCCATCACGGGAGTCGCCTCGCCGGGAACACGCTCGCAGAGAGCGGGATCAGAGAGAAGACCGGCGTCAACGTGATCGGCGCGTGGATCAACGGCGAGTTCAATGCGGTTCTCTCCCCCGAGGAATCCCTGCCCGCGGGAACCGTGCTGTTCGTCTCGGGGCGTCCAGCGCAGCTGGATGCGCTCGTTTCGATGACCCGAGCGGGCATCCGACACTTCGGGACGGGAGAGACGATCGTCATCGGCTACGGCGAGGTCGGCCGGACGGTCACCGCCGCACTCGACGACGCCGGTATCTCGCACACGGTGGTCGATCTGGTGGAGAAAGGCGGTGTCGACGTCGTCGGCGACGCGACCGAACCCGAGACGCTCGTCGAAGCGGGGATCGAAGACGCGCAAACGGTCGTGCTCGCGTTGTCCGACGACACCACGACCGAGTTCGCGACGCTCGTGATCCGCGATCTGGTCCCCCAAGCCGAAGTCGTCGCCCGCGTGAACGAGAGCGGGAGCATCCCGAAGACGTTCCGCGCCGGCGGCGACTACGTGCTCTCGCTGGCGACGGTCACGGGTCGGATGATCGCATCGCGCGTGCTGGAGGGACGGGATGTGCTCTCCTTGGACCAGCAGGTCGAGGTCGTCCGAATGGAGGCACCAGCGATCGTCGGGCAGGCGGTCGGCGACGCCGACGTCCGAGCGAAAACCGGCGCGACGATCGTCGCCATCGAGCGGAACGGTGACGTCGTCACCGACGTCGGGCCGCAGACGGAGATATTCGTCGACGACAGCCTCGTCGTTGCCGGTACCGACGAGAGCGTCCGGGAGTTCGAGCGGTACTTCGGCTAGCGCCCTCGGAGACAGACGGTACAGAGGTTCCGTTCTCGATCGACGTCGCTACCGACCTTCGTACTCCTCGGGCGTGAACGTCTTCATTTCGAGCGCGTGGATCTCGGTCGTCATCGCGTCGCCGAGCGCGTCGTAGACCAGCTGGTGCTGTTGGACGAGCGTCTTTCCCTCGAACGCCGGCGAGACGACCACGGCGGCGAAGTGGGCGTCTTCGTGGTCTTCGTCGGGAACGCGCGGGAGCGTGACCGTCGCCTCGGCGTCCGGAATTGCCTCCTCGATCCGTCGTTCGACCTCGTCAGTGTCCATACCTAGTGTCGGTGACTCCGGGGAATAAAGCTCACCGCTCTGGAACCGAGTCGAAAGGGCGAGCAGTCGACACACCGCCGGCGACTCGCGACGACGTTCCTCTCCGCCATCGCTCGCGCTGTCGTCACCGCTTCCCGCGTCGACGTGCCGAGCAACCGCGAACGACGCGGGGCGAGCGTCAGATCACGGGGATGCTGGCCCCTCTTTCCTATATAAACGCTCGTCCGCGCGTCCAGCGCTTCCCCTGCGTGCTTCGGAGACGCTCACGTCTACTCGGACGTGCTTACATCTGGTATCGACGCTCGTCGTCGCGCGAAGGGTACTGGTCTTGGCCGGTCATCTCCTCGAAGGTCATCCCTGACAGATACTCGTCGTAGGTAACGTCGTACCCCTGTCGGAGGTGGAAATCGAGCGTCCCGCGGTCGACGGTCGTCTGGAACAGCAGGTGAACGGCGCGCCGCAGCAGTTCGTCGGTGTCATCGGTCCCGAACGCAGCCGCAAGCATCGCGAGTTCGTGGCGGGTTTCGCGATCGAGGGAGACTGACTGCTCCTCGTCGACGTCGCCGTAGGCCGCTTGTACGTCTTCCGTGAGTTCGTCGAGGCTCATACCTCAGTGAATCGAGCGACGGGGGCAAACGACTTTCGCCTCGGTATCGGGAGTGAACAGCACGCGAGCCGCGACCAGAATTCACAAATCCCAGCGGTCCCACGCTCCGGTAATGACTGACGGCGAGGGGCTGGCGATCGACGGGGACAACGTGGACCTCGACGCCGACGACGTCGATGCTGTCCGCGAGGCCCTGATCTCGTGGTACGAGGACGACCACCGCGCGTTCCCGTGGCGCGAGACCGACGACCCCTACGAGATCCTCGTCTCCGAGGTGATGAGCCAGCAGACGCAACTCGACCGCGTCGTCAGCGCGTGGCGGGACTTCCTCGATGAGTGGCCGACCGCCGGAGCCCTCGCCGCTGCCGAGCGCGCTGACGTCGTCGCGTTCTGGAGCGACCACTCGCTGGGGTACAACAACCGCGCGAAGTACCTCCACGAGGCCGCCCGGCAGGTGAGAGAGGAGTACGACGACGAGTTCCCGCGCACGCCCGACGAACTCTCCGAGCTGATGGGCGTCGGGCCCTACACCGCGAATGCGGTCGCGTCGTTCGCGTTCAACAACGGGGACGCCGTCGTCGACACGAACGTCAAGCGGGTGCTGTACCGCGCGTTTGCAGAAATCCATAATGCGGACGATCCGGACTACGAATCCGTTGCGAACGCGCTTATGCCGGCCGGAGAGTCCCGAATCTGGAACAACGCGATTATGGAACTCGGCGGCGTCGCCTGTGGGAAGAAACCGCGCTGTGACGAGGCGGATTGCCCGTGGCGCGAGTGGTGTCACGCCTACCAGACTGGTGACTTCACCGCACCCGACGTGCCCACCCAGCCGAGCTTCGAGGGGAGCAGGCGACAGTTCCGCGGACGGATTGTTCGACTCCTCGGCGAACACGACGAGATGGATCTCGACACGCTCGGCCATCGAATTCGCGTAGACTACACACCCGACGGTGAGCACGGCCGCGAGTGGCTTCGAGGTCTCCTTTCGGACCTCTCTGACGACGGTCTCGTCCAGATCGAGGAACGGAACGGTCAGACAGTTACTCAACTCCGGTAGTCTGATCGAACCCAATGATAGCGGTCCTGAGGCGGCTAATACGAGCCCGTTTCAGCGGCCTGTCTACCGGAGTCCAAATCTGCCGAGAATCGAGGAGGGACAAAGTACATCTCCTGAGGCGATTCTCGGAAGATTATTCGTACTTACACGCATAGTACGTACTACTCAAATGCCGGACCCCCCGACACAGATATCTCCCGGACAAGAGGCTATGGAGGCGCTTATTCAGAACTTTCCGAACGGTGTTCTCGTTCTCTTCGACGACGACTTGCGGTATCGTGTCGTCGGCCCCGAGGTCCTCCCGTTCTCGAAAATGGAGGCGACCGAACTCTTGGGTCAGTCCATTCACGACCTGTTTCCCGAACGCACCGCTAACCGTCTCGAACCAGAATTACGTGCGACTATTCGAGGCGAACCACGCTCTTTCGACATTGAGTACGACGACCGCGTTCACCACATCGAGACCAAACCCGCGGAGATCGACGGCGACACGTACGGTGTCCTCGCCACGCAGGACGTGACGCAGGAACGTGAAACTGCAACCGCGCTAGAACGACAGAACGAGCGCCTCGATCAGTTTGCGAGTATGATCTCACACGATATGCAGAATCCCCTCTCTATCGCTACCGGCCACTTGGAACTGTATCAAGAAACCGGTGACCCAGCGCATCTGACAAAGGTTGAAGAGACACTCACACGCCTCGACGACCTCACACAGGACCTCCTGACGCTCGCCCAGTCGAACGACGTTCCAGGTCCGTCTGAGACAGCGAGTCTCGACACAGTCGCACAGAGCGCGTGGGAAATGGTCGATACCCGTGACGCGACCTTGGAGGTTTCCGACCTCCAGATACGAACTGATCGCGGACAGCTACAGGCGCTCTTTGAGAATCTGTTCCGGAACGCAATTGGTCACGGCGGCGACGACGTCACGATTAGAATCGGCCCCATCGAGGACGGATTCTACGTCGAAGACACGGGAACAGGCATCCCCAAGGAGAAGCGCGAGGATGTCTTTGAGCACGGCTTTTCGACCGGATATGGTGGGAACGGTGTCGGTCTTACCATCGTCACTCGTATCGCCAAGCGCCACGACTGGTCGATTGAACTGACCGAAGAACAGTCCGGCGGCGCACGCTTCGAGTTTATCGACGTTGAAATTGTTGACTGACCGCTACGCGGGTGTCGTCGGTGCATCGACCGGTGCGAGCACGACACCGAATCCACGAAGTGTTCCTGCCGCCGTGTAACTTGCGACGATGGTCGTTGTGGCTGTGAACGTACTCTCATCGTCTCGCGTCCACTCCAGTTCTGCTGTGACTTCTCCGTCAGTCCGGGCAGATTCGATAAGTTCCTCTGCACGCTGTCCACCGGCCGTGTCTGGGGAGAGGAAAGCACCGAGATGTGTTCCGAGACAGTCCTCGACCGAATACCCGAGCACGTCTTCAGCTCTGTCGTTCCACCGGGTCACGTAGCCCTCATGGTCGAGGGTATAGAACGTGCTCGTAGCTGCTTCCTCAAAGAGGTAGTAGAACTCCCCGTGTTGCTTCGATGCTGCTCTCCGCTCTCGGGTGATGTCTTGGGCCGTGCACACGATGCTCCCACTCTCAGTCTGTGCCAAACGGTGATCAGTAATACGCCGATCTCCGTGCTTGGTGAGACGAACGGTTTCACCGCTCCAGTACCCAGTCTCTGCGACATCTGGAAGGATACGGTGTTCGAGCCGTTCCGCTTCCTCGTTGTGATAGAGCTGTTTCCACGACCGACCGACGAGCTCTGACCGCTCGTACTCAAAGAGCGTGGCGAACGCAGGGTTCACGTATGAGAACGTGCCATCAGGTTCAACGAGGCTGATCCCTTCAGTCGCAGTTTCGATGACGTGGAGCCCGTGGTCCTCCTTGTACTCCGTGATGTCTTGTACATAGCCAACGATCCTGACGACGGACCCGTCGTCACCAAAGATCGGTTTACTCTGTCCGCGCACCCACTGAAGCCCCTGCTCCGGATTCATCACACGGTACTCGATCTCGTCAGGGGCCCCATTCGCCAACTTCTCCATCGACTCTCTCGCCATTTTGCGGTCGTTCTCGTGGATGTGTTCGAGGAACACCTCAGGGGACTCATCGAGTGCTTCGACCGGGATCCCCCAGATATCCTCGAATGCGGAGTTGATGAAGAGTAATTCGCTCCAATCCCCAGTAAAACTGTACAGGACGTTTTCCGAGTTCTCTGCGAGTTCTGCGAACCGCTGTTTTGTCTCTCGGATCGAGTCCTGTGCGTTGTAGCTGGCGACGGTGTTTTTGATTCGGTTAGCGAGAATCGCATACTGACCGGATCCTGTTTCCTTCTGGAGGTAGTCAGTTACTCCAGCAGAGATCGCATCACTCGCAACTTCTTCGCTCCCCTTCCCTGTGTACAGAATGAACGGGATTCGAGGATGTGTTTCGCGGAGTGTAGTGAGAAAGTCAAGTCCAGATTGTCCAGGCATATCGTAATCTGAGACAACACAGTGATACTCACGTACTGAAAACATCTCTTGGGCTTCACTCACGCTCGTCGCTGATTCGACGACAAAGCGGTCGTCTTCCCGACGAAGATAAATTGCGGTGAGTTCCGCTAGCTCCGGCTCATCATCGACGTGGAGAACACGAATTTTGGGCGGAAGAGAGTCCATTGTGCACTTACAAGTAAATGTAGCTTCATAACTCCGCAGGATTTCCACCCTGAAACACAGCGAATGACTAGCGCGGTTTGAAGAAAACCATAATGCAGGCGATCCAGACTACGAAACCGTTGCGAACGCGCCCACCATTGTGCGGAAGAATAGCATCGAGAGCTTCTTGCAGAGTACGACGTCGATTTTACTTTCAGAAGCGTACGCGCACTATGGGGATGTGCACACCGAACTTTGTACGGACTTCCTCACTAAATCCGTCACCCGTGCTGAACACGACGAACTCGTCAGTACCGAAGGTATCGGAAAAACGGAGTTCGTCTCGTTCCTCGAAAAGGCAGAATAACCGCGTCAGTCCTGAAGGTCCGCGACAGTACGCCCAAGCTCCCGGGCATGTTCGCTCTCACTTACATCATACCGCTCTTCTATCGGGCCTTCGACGTCGAAGACGACGATTCGGAATTCGAGCGCGTGGCTGCGGAACTGATGCCCGCAGGCGAGTCTCGCGTCTGGAACAACGCCATAATGGAACTCGGCGGCGTCGCTTGCGGGAAGACCCCCCGGTGCGACGAGGCGGGCTGCCCGTGGCGACGGTGGTGTCACGCCTACCAGATCGGTGACTTCACCGCGCCCGACGTTCCGACCCAACCGAGTTTCGAGGGGAGCCGCCGGCAGTTCCGCGGGCGGATCGTTCGACTCCTCGGCGAACACGACGAAATGGATCTGGACACGCTCGGCCACCGAATCCGCGTGGACTACACTCCCGACGGTGAGCACGGGCGAGAGTGGCTTCGAGACCTACTTTCAGATCTCGCTGATGACGGCCTCGTCCGAGTCGAGGAACGGGGTGATCAAACGGTCGCTCGACTCCGATAGTCCGAGTCAGGTCCGCTGAACCGCTTCTCGGAGGAATCAACGGCGGGTTCTATCGTATCCATTGCAACTGAGTGCGCGTGTGCTCCCGGGCGTTGGGTGCCGTAGATACTGCTCTCCTACGCCGGCTCTGACTTCGGTTTCCAATCAACAGTTAACCCCGTGAATCGCCACTGTTTTCGGGATACTGCTTATCAATAGGTTGTATGCGAAGTTACACCGTAATGGAGATATGGGGAATCCCGATTCGGATAAATACGTCGCTGTTGATCTTCCTCCCGATCCTCGCGTGGTTGATCGGAAGCGGTCAACAGATCGAGCTGTACGCGGGATTTATCGAAGGTCTCACCGGTGTCGGATTCGATATCGATCGCCTTCGAGCTGGCGCTACTCCATGGATCATCGGCGTCGCCGCAGCTGTTGGGCTGTTCGTGAGTGTGACGCTCCACGAACTCGGTCACTCGTGGGTTGCGCTCCGATACGACATCGAAATCGAGTCCATCACCCTGTGGATTTTGGGTGGAATTGCGTCGCTGAAAACCCTTCCGAAGGAATGGAACCGTGAATTCTGGATCGCTATCGCCGGGCCAATTGCGAGCGTTCTCGTCGCTGTAGTCTGCTATGCGGGCGTCTTGATCACCCCGCGATCGTTGCAAGTGACCCGTTTTGTCGTCGGCTGGCTCGCAATTACCAACGTTTCACTGACGGTCTTCAACTTGCTTCCGGCGTTCCCGATGGACGGTGGTCGCATCTTCCGGGCGATCCTCGCTCGGTCCCGCCCGTACGGAACTGCGACTCGGATCGCCGCTCGGGTTGGCGTCGCTTTCGCGTTCCTGTTCGCTATTGTCGGCGTTCTCAACTTTCAGATCATTCTCCTGCTTCTGGCACTGTTCATTTACGGCGCTGCGACGACCGAATCGCGGACGGTTCTCCTCGACGAACTGCTCGAAGGCATCGCTGTCGGCGACATTATGACGCGCGATCCCGCCTCTATCTCGGCCGGCACGACGGTCG
This DNA window, taken from Halobellus sp. LT62, encodes the following:
- a CDS encoding PAS domain S-box protein → MDSLPPKIRVLHVDDEPELAELTAIYLRREDDRFVVESATSVSEAQEMFSVREYHCVVSDYDMPGQSGLDFLTTLRETHPRIPFILYTGKGSEEVASDAISAGVTDYLQKETGSGQYAILANRIKNTVASYNAQDSIRETKQRFAELAENSENVLYSFTGDWSELLFINSAFEDIWGIPVEALDESPEVFLEHIHENDRKMARESMEKLANGAPDEIEYRVMNPEQGLQWVRGQSKPIFGDDGSVVRIVGYVQDITEYKEDHGLHVIETATEGISLVEPDGTFSYVNPAFATLFEYERSELVGRSWKQLYHNEEAERLEHRILPDVAETGYWSGETVRLTKHGDRRITDHRLAQTESGSIVCTAQDITRERRAASKQHGEFYYLFEEAATSTFYTLDHEGYVTRWNDRAEDVLGYSVEDCLGTHLGAFLSPDTAGGQRAEELIESARTDGEVTAELEWTRDDESTFTATTTIVASYTAAGTLRGFGVVLAPVDAPTTPA
- a CDS encoding BolA family protein: MDTDEVERRIEEAIPDAEATVTLPRVPDEDHEDAHFAAVVVSPAFEGKTLVQQHQLVYDALGDAMTTEIHALEMKTFTPEEYEGR
- a CDS encoding site-2 protease family protein encodes the protein MRSYTVMEIWGIPIRINTSLLIFLPILAWLIGSGQQIELYAGFIEGLTGVGFDIDRLRAGATPWIIGVAAAVGLFVSVTLHELGHSWVALRYDIEIESITLWILGGIASLKTLPKEWNREFWIAIAGPIASVLVAVVCYAGVLITPRSLQVTRFVVGWLAITNVSLTVFNLLPAFPMDGGRIFRAILARSRPYGTATRIAARVGVAFAFLFAIVGVLNFQIILLLLALFIYGAATTESRTVLLDELLEGIAVGDIMTRDPASISAGTTVDELGEQMLRDRQTTHLVTDAAGSVVGTVTLEDLRKVGRGDRATTRVEEIMEEIPRVEAGDDAFDTLAMLNQSGGFEALVYEEGSLVGVLSEADFAHAMTIRRGFRSTLAT
- a CDS encoding A/G-specific adenine glycosylase is translated as MTDGEGLAIDGDNVDLDADDVDAVREALISWYEDDHRAFPWRETDDPYEILVSEVMSQQTQLDRVVSAWRDFLDEWPTAGALAAAERADVVAFWSDHSLGYNNRAKYLHEAARQVREEYDDEFPRTPDELSELMGVGPYTANAVASFAFNNGDAVVDTNVKRVLYRAFAEIHNADDPDYESVANALMPAGESRIWNNAIMELGGVACGKKPRCDEADCPWREWCHAYQTGDFTAPDVPTQPSFEGSRRQFRGRIVRLLGEHDEMDLDTLGHRIRVDYTPDGEHGREWLRGLLSDLSDDGLVQIEERNGQTVTQLR
- a CDS encoding potassium channel family protein; protein product: MNTWKRRVVGYAGFLVGVMFLTALGYQWGMRAYESDPVSFLHSLQVVVEMFTTTGFGGDSPWESPQMNVFIIVMDLVGMALLFGALPVLATPFLEDAFSTTIPTAVDEALSDHVVICTYTPRVDALTAELDSYDVPYVIVEPDRDTASALYEDGHRVIRANPESTEGLSNARLSDARALVADGDDQVDASIVLAAKEVAEDVSVLSVVEEPDRSKYHRLAGADQVLSPRSLLGESLAAKVTASLRAEIDEAIEIGEHLELAEVPIHHGSRLAGNTLAESGIREKTGVNVIGAWINGEFNAVLSPEESLPAGTVLFVSGRPAQLDALVSMTRAGIRHFGTGETIVIGYGEVGRTVTAALDDAGISHTVVDLVEKGGVDVVGDATEPETLVEAGIEDAQTVVLALSDDTTTEFATLVIRDLVPQAEVVARVNESGSIPKTFRAGGDYVLSLATVTGRMIASRVLEGRDVLSLDQQVEVVRMEAPAIVGQAVGDADVRAKTGATIVAIERNGDVVTDVGPQTEIFVDDSLVVAGTDESVREFERYFG
- a CDS encoding class II fumarate hydratase, coding for MSDDEYRIERDSLGEMQVPRDAYWGAQTQRAVENFPISGIAFGRRFVRALGVVKKAAAQANSDLGLVDDDVADAIVEAADEVIAGEHDEQFPVDVFQTGSGTSSNMNANEVIANRAAEIMGESIGDRVVHPNDHVNFGQSSNDVIPTAMHVSALEAVQKDLIPALETLAESLAAKEAEFDGVVKTGRTHLQDATPIRLGQEFGAYRTQVEKGITRAENVSDHLGELALGGTAVGTGLNTHPEFPERAADYIAAETGLDFRPADSHFEAQAAHDAMSEAHGALRTVAGSLNKIANDLRLLASGPRSGLGEIEQPENQPGSSIMPGKINPVVAEAVNQVHKQVVGNDAAVAAGAAEGQIDLNLYKPVLAHNFLQSAELLSNASEVFAERFVAKLEANEEVCEEQVERSMALATALNPTIGYDKASEVAKTALKEDKTVREVVVEKGYLSEEEADEVLDPESMTHRGILGDD
- a CDS encoding sensor histidine kinase; the protein is MSTAASGFEVSFRTSLTTVSSRSRNGTVRQLLNSGSLIEPNDSGPEAANTSPFQRPVYRSPNLPRIEEGQSTSPEAILGRLFVLTRIVRTTQMPDPPTQISPGQEAMEALIQNFPNGVLVLFDDDLRYRVVGPEVLPFSKMEATELLGQSIHDLFPERTANRLEPELRATIRGEPRSFDIEYDDRVHHIETKPAEIDGDTYGVLATQDVTQERETATALERQNERLDQFASMISHDMQNPLSIATGHLELYQETGDPAHLTKVEETLTRLDDLTQDLLTLAQSNDVPGPSETASLDTVAQSAWEMVDTRDATLEVSDLQIRTDRGQLQALFENLFRNAIGHGGDDVTIRIGPIEDGFYVEDTGTGIPKEKREDVFEHGFSTGYGGNGVGLTIVTRIAKRHDWSIELTEEQSGGARFEFIDVEIVD